The stretch of DNA GTCGGGGAACTGCACTTGTGCCGCCTCCTTGTAGTTCGCAATGTAATTGGTTACATATTTGTCTACCGCATTTGCCGGCGAGAGTGATTCCGAAGACTCGTCTTCAAACAGAGCATAGTTAAACTCTTTTTGTATCTTGGCGAGCATAATACTGTCTTCATATTTTGCAGGGAAGATATAATTTATTTTTATAGAACACGAAGGCTTAGTGGAGTCGTTATCCAAATGGTAAATCTTTGACACACTAATAGAATCGTACACTATATTGTTTACTGTATCCGTTTTTTTGTTTTCGCATGAAAAAAATAAAATGGAAAATATAAATAATAAACTGATATGTGTAGAGGTAAATTTCATATGAACATCATTTAGTTTCTACTGCTGTATATACTACTAACGTTAAATCTGTGCTAATAGTTTTTTATTTCTTTTCATGAAGCAAATATACGACAAAAAGGAAAAGGGATACCTTTTTTTGTTAATCTTTTATGAAGTAATTTTTCAATAGAGTGCCTTTAAGGCGTATTTATATTAACTTTTTGGTAGTATGAAGTTTCTGTCAATTAACAGCTATTTGCTCCTATTTTTATATCTTTGTGGCATCTAAGTAGTCAGTAATAATTATTGACGTATCTTGTAGGGGTAACTCTTGTGGTTACCTACTATTGGTCGGGCAGGGACAAGCCCAGCCACTACATATAGATAAATATGGCTGTAAATTTTACAACTTAATAATTCTTATCTAAAGCAATTTATATGCAATTAATCGATGGTAAAGCCATATCGGCTCAAATGAAAAAAGAAATAGCCGAAGAGGTCACAAAAATAAAAGCCGCAGGAGGTAAAACCCCTCATCTGGCAGCAGTATTGGTGGGGCACGACGGCGGAAGCGAAACTTATGTTGCCAGCAAAGTTCGTACATGCGAAGAGGTAGGCTTTAAGTCGTCTCTTATACGTTTCGAGGATAACGTAAGCGAAGAAGAACTTTTGGCTTGTGTAGATAAGCTGAACAAAGATGCGGACGTTGACGGGTTTATCGTTCAATTACCATTGCCAAAACATATATCGGAACAGAAAGTAATAGAAGCGATTGACTACCGCAAAGATGTAGACGGATTTCATCCGATCAATGTGGGGCGTATGTCTATTGGTTTGCCCTGCTTTGTGTCGGCAACACCGGCGGGGATACTCGAATTGCTGAAACGATACGATATTCCTACTCAGGGTAAACACTGCGTAGTGCTCGGTCGTAGCAATATTGTAGGAAAACCGGTTGCAAACCTGATGATGCAAAAAGGCTATCCGGGCGATGCCACAGTAACCGTATGCCATAGCCGCACACCAAATATAAAAGAAGTTTGCCAAAGTGCCGATATTATTATTGCTGCATTGGGCGTTCCCGAGTTTCTGAAAGGAGACATGGTGAAAGATGGCGTTGTAGTGATCGATGTAGGTACTACCCGTGTGCCTTCTGCTGAAACTAAATCAGGATTTAAGCTCAAAGGGGATGTTGCTTTCGATGAGGTAGCCGCCAAAGCATCGTTTATCACACCTGTACCGGGTGGGGTAGGGCCTATGACAATTATTTCCCTGATGAGAAATACATTGCTGGCAGGGAAAAACGAAATATACAAGTAATATTTTTCTGAGAAGAATGATCTTATAGAGTGGAGCGATCGTTTCACTTATAAAAAAAATAAAGGCTGCTTTTCACAAAGCGGCCTTTACGATTATTTATCCAATAGTAAAATCACGGACGACCTCCGTTCCCTCCTGTTGAGGTTCCGATGCTGGTAACCATCGAACTTGGTGTGAAAGTTATAGCTGTCGTTCCTTTTGAATATGTTGCCGATGAATACAGTCCGTGGAAATTGCTGCCGCCTGACACACTGCCCCCTTTGTAAACCGTATACGTTACATCCGACTTCATATCGGGAGAGCTGAATAATAATGTCATTTGGTTGTATGTTCTAGGTACTTTGTAAGTTAATATTCCCGTACCATCGGACGCCTCTATATGTATCAGATCGCCCGAAGTCCCCGTTGTTCCGTAAATAACAGATCGCTGAGTACTTACACCTGACGTAGGAGTACTGGTTGCTCCACCCGTACCAACAAGAATACCACCTGTGATTTTGAACGTATTGTTGTCGCAGTCGAAGCCTTCTTCCGGTGCAGTTGTCCCCGAGGATATGATGGTGCCACCAGTTATAGTCATTGTTCCGTTCGAGTCTATACCATCATTTGAAGTGCTGTAACAATATATGTTTCCTCCGTTGATGGCTATGTGATTGGAGGCATTGATACAATCGTCGTAGGCTTCAATTTCGATTGTACCATTGTTGATTGTCAGAATTTTCTTGCTTTCCAATCCCTCGGCTTCTTCTTTGGTTGTTTTGATGATTATAGTACCACCGTTTACGGTAACATTGCCGTCGCTTTTTATGGCTTTGGCTGCCGTATCGTCCGAGCCGTATTTGAATAGATCTCCGGTAGTAGATACATTTATAGTTCCATCGTTGATGATGAGGTCTCCATCTACACTGATGCCTTTTCCTCCTGCGCCGGAGGCTGTTATATTTATTACACCTTTATCTATTGTGAGGGCGCCATCGCATTTTATGCCCGCCGCAGATGATATATCTTTGTCGTCGGTATCGTAATACGCACTGCCTGTTGTTGCCAGTGTAAGCTCACCGCCTCCGATGGTCATATTGCCTCCGGCATTGAAAGCTTTTGCCGCAAGCCCCGAAGTATTGATGTTGATTGTGCCCCCTGTAACGCCGATTGAGCCGATGTCACTTTTTATACCTGCCGCTTTTTGACCTGTGGTAGTGATATTTATAGAGCCTCCACTGATGGCTATAGACGAGTCTATCGATGTATCTGTGTCTTCGTAAGAAGCTACAATGGCATCGTCATCGCTTTTTATAGTGATATTTCCATCATAAATTTTGATGTAACCTTCGTCGCAGTCTATACCATCGCTCGAGGCTTTGATGTTGAGCGTAC from Dysgonomonas mossii encodes:
- the folD gene encoding bifunctional methylenetetrahydrofolate dehydrogenase/methenyltetrahydrofolate cyclohydrolase FolD produces the protein MQLIDGKAISAQMKKEIAEEVTKIKAAGGKTPHLAAVLVGHDGGSETYVASKVRTCEEVGFKSSLIRFEDNVSEEELLACVDKLNKDADVDGFIVQLPLPKHISEQKVIEAIDYRKDVDGFHPINVGRMSIGLPCFVSATPAGILELLKRYDIPTQGKHCVVLGRSNIVGKPVANLMMQKGYPGDATVTVCHSRTPNIKEVCQSADIIIAALGVPEFLKGDMVKDGVVVIDVGTTRVPSAETKSGFKLKGDVAFDEVAAKASFITPVPGGVGPMTIISLMRNTLLAGKNEIYK
- a CDS encoding carbohydrate-binding domain-containing protein, whose amino-acid sequence is MLLIACSNDNDPVNDDDDEEIVIDEDFATNTKDTTFVDAVTIAYTDNIVTITNPYENEGVSITQSNGNVVVTSTNTTTEINYVLSGTIKSGSFKIYSDYKFGLGLNGVSIISTDGPALNVQSGKKVTVMLVGGTSNRLVDSSTYTAYNDEDMKGAFFSEGQLNFQGNGNLLVIGRYKHAISSDDYIRIKGGNITISGAVSDGIHAKDYFRMDGGTLNIKASSDGIDCDEGYIKIYDGNITIKSDDDAIVASYEDTDTSIDSSIAISGGSINITTTGQKAAGIKSDIGSIGVTGGTININTSGLAAKAFNAGGNMTIGGGELTLATTGSAYYDTDDKDISSAAGIKCDGALTIDKGVINITASGAGGKGISVDGDLIINDGTINVSTTGDLFKYGSDDTAAKAIKSDGNVTVNGGTIIIKTTKEEAEGLESKKILTINNGTIEIEAYDDCINASNHIAINGGNIYCYSTSNDGIDSNGTMTITGGTIISSGTTAPEEGFDCDNNTFKITGGILVGTGGATSTPTSGVSTQRSVIYGTTGTSGDLIHIEASDGTGILTYKVPRTYNQMTLLFSSPDMKSDVTYTVYKGGSVSGGSNFHGLYSSATYSKGTTAITFTPSSMVTSIGTSTGGNGGRP